A genomic region of bacterium contains the following coding sequences:
- a CDS encoding DegT/DnrJ/EryC1/StrS family aminotransferase: MSKLALDGGSPVRTTPFPMRDQIDEREIEAINRVVERARTQGGAFERYGGVEVDAYEQEFAAHMGCKFGNAVSHGTGSVHTALGALRLDAGSEVICSPITDPGAIMPVLLQNCIPVFADADPETQNMDPASVRERITSQTKAIVCGHIAGQPCDMDAIMAIAREHNLWVIEDCAQAHDAEYKGQKAGSIGHMGCYSLMSGKHSTAGGQGGMVVTNDEELYWQAKRFADRGKPFNSDSPGNMFVGINYRMTELGAAIGRVQLQKLPEIVAVRRRCAQIIEETLIEQGTEGVQMGKVIEGAKSAYWFIFLRYHADRMSVDKAKFCEAVGAEGVGVAPNYGALAMLNPYTLQHKAYGNTDCPWCCPLWEKQGNVDYENCCPNAKQADLNLMRTSVHESFTDDDARDVGLAIAKVEAAYRL; encoded by the coding sequence ATGAGCAAGCTGGCCCTTGACGGGGGGAGCCCCGTCCGCACCACGCCGTTCCCGATGCGCGATCAGATTGATGAGCGCGAGATCGAGGCGATCAACCGGGTCGTCGAGCGCGCCCGGACCCAGGGCGGAGCGTTCGAGCGCTACGGTGGCGTCGAAGTGGACGCCTACGAGCAGGAGTTCGCCGCCCACATGGGCTGCAAGTTCGGCAACGCCGTCTCCCACGGCACCGGCTCGGTCCACACCGCCCTCGGGGCGCTGCGCCTGGACGCGGGCAGTGAAGTCATCTGCTCGCCCATCACCGACCCCGGCGCGATCATGCCCGTGCTGCTGCAGAACTGCATCCCCGTGTTCGCCGATGCCGACCCCGAGACCCAGAACATGGACCCGGCCTCGGTGCGCGAGCGCATCACCAGCCAGACGAAGGCCATCGTCTGCGGCCACATCGCCGGCCAGCCGTGCGACATGGATGCCATCATGGCCATTGCCCGCGAGCACAATCTATGGGTCATCGAGGACTGCGCCCAGGCCCACGACGCCGAGTACAAGGGCCAGAAGGCCGGCAGCATCGGCCACATGGGCTGCTACTCGCTGATGAGCGGCAAGCACTCCACCGCCGGCGGGCAGGGCGGCATGGTCGTCACCAACGACGAAGAGCTGTACTGGCAGGCCAAGCGCTTCGCCGACCGCGGCAAGCCCTTCAACTCCGACTCGCCGGGCAACATGTTCGTGGGCATCAACTACCGCATGACCGAGCTGGGCGCGGCCATCGGGCGCGTGCAGCTCCAGAAGCTGCCCGAGATCGTCGCCGTCCGCCGCCGCTGCGCGCAGATCATCGAGGAGACCCTCATCGAGCAGGGGACCGAAGGCGTGCAGATGGGCAAGGTCATCGAGGGCGCCAAGAGCGCCTACTGGTTCATCTTCCTGCGCTACCACGCCGACCGCATGAGCGTGGACAAGGCGAAGTTCTGTGAGGCCGTCGGGGCCGAGGGCGTCGGCGTCGCACCCAACTACGGCGCGCTGGCGATGCTGAACCCCTACACGCTGCAGCACAAGGCCTACGGCAACACGGACTGCCCGTGGTGCTGCCCGCTGTGGGAGAAGCAGGGGAATGTGGACTACGAGAACTGCTGCCCCAACGCCAAGCAGGCGGACCTGAACCTCATGCGCACCTCGGTGCACGAGAGCTTCACCGACGACGATGCCCGGGACGTGGGCCTGGCGATTGCGAAGGTGGAGGCGGCGTACCGGCTGTAG
- a CDS encoding right-handed parallel beta-helix repeat-containing protein, giving the protein MKWLVYTIVAALTVTGALAAPVTLFVSPRGNDAWSGALPDANAAGTDGPFATLARARDEVRRLKANGPVTVYVRGGLYPLAATLSLTAEDSGSRQTPVVWRAIPGEQPILIGGKTIAGFTPYQGKILKADMAAHGLQGVYFRQLLCNGKRMDLARYPNHDFDHPVTGGWAYADGKPVPMYVNIEGEPRNVLHYKEADARTWAHPEEGEVMVFPRYNWWNNIIRIKSLDREQRTLTLTSDASYPIRPGDRYWVQNLFEELDAPGEWYLDKTTGTLYFWPPDGADPTTMTVCAPVLRTILELKDGASYVTFRGFTFECAEGTAVAMRDTNDCRLEASVIRNVGDYNGSGVSISGGHGNSIVGCDIHDVGRDAISLNGGNRDTLELAGNVADNNYLHHTGVYYKQGVGVSCNGVGNRASHNLIHDCPRFGIVWGGSDHVLEYNEIRHCNLETADCGAIYSWQVDWSKRGTEIRYNYLHDIVGFGQENGQWVSPHMNWGVYLDDGTCGVHVYGNVIVRTILGGVHVHGGRDNVIENNILVDGRDNEMQYSGYVKGGHPVPMMTEAWNKFHGTAAYLKYPGYEALTKSLDDAWQMAGNKFVRNIVAYRGPAVRLYAHANLPFDQTESDYNLIWSEGQPLRTSVTRTRSVSGPNLAPSPDFEAGEPGKLPEGWHWGVRPNNSQAGLDVTQHLSGKQSLKIVGDGTVTDASGQRLVVNFNSQDIPMKPGQTYRLAASFRADEPTSCAIMPQAYEAGKYFWARHTGVKARPEWQRVECTFRFPAPGDSDYHEGMSKICIRLDVSQGTGTIWVDDVELREADVMSEWEAWQALGLDTHSVIADPHFVDRAADNYRLHPDSPALKLGFKPIPMDQIGPYQDELRASWPIQQAVGAREQMKLDWAKH; this is encoded by the coding sequence GTGAAGTGGCTCGTCTACACGATTGTGGCGGCGCTGACGGTCACCGGGGCGCTGGCCGCCCCGGTGACGCTGTTTGTCTCGCCACGCGGCAACGACGCCTGGTCGGGGGCGCTGCCGGATGCGAACGCCGCCGGCACGGACGGGCCCTTCGCGACCCTCGCCCGGGCGCGCGATGAGGTGCGCCGGCTCAAGGCCAACGGTCCGGTGACCGTGTACGTGCGTGGCGGCCTGTACCCCCTGGCCGCCACGCTGTCCCTCACCGCCGAGGACTCCGGGAGCCGGCAGACCCCGGTGGTCTGGCGGGCTATCCCCGGCGAGCAGCCCATCCTCATCGGCGGCAAGACCATCGCTGGCTTCACGCCCTACCAGGGCAAGATCTTGAAGGCCGACATGGCCGCGCACGGCCTGCAGGGCGTCTACTTCAGGCAGCTCCTGTGCAACGGCAAGCGCATGGACCTGGCGCGCTACCCCAACCACGACTTCGATCATCCCGTGACGGGCGGCTGGGCGTACGCGGACGGCAAGCCTGTGCCCATGTACGTCAACATCGAGGGCGAGCCCAGGAACGTGCTCCACTACAAGGAAGCCGACGCGCGCACCTGGGCCCATCCCGAGGAGGGCGAGGTGATGGTGTTCCCGCGCTACAACTGGTGGAACAACATCATCCGCATCAAGTCCCTCGACCGCGAGCAGCGCACGCTCACGCTCACGTCCGACGCCTCCTATCCCATCCGGCCCGGCGACCGCTACTGGGTCCAGAACCTCTTCGAGGAGCTGGACGCCCCCGGTGAGTGGTACCTCGACAAGACCACTGGCACGCTGTACTTCTGGCCGCCCGACGGCGCGGACCCGACCACGATGACCGTCTGCGCCCCGGTGCTGCGCACCATCCTGGAGCTGAAGGACGGGGCCTCGTACGTGACGTTCCGCGGCTTCACCTTCGAGTGCGCCGAGGGCACGGCGGTCGCCATGCGTGACACCAACGACTGCCGCCTGGAGGCCAGCGTCATCCGCAATGTGGGCGACTACAACGGCTCGGGCGTCAGCATCAGCGGCGGCCACGGCAACAGCATCGTGGGCTGCGACATCCACGACGTGGGCCGCGACGCCATCAGCCTCAACGGTGGCAACCGCGACACGCTCGAACTCGCCGGGAACGTCGCCGACAACAACTACCTGCATCACACCGGGGTGTACTACAAGCAGGGCGTGGGCGTGTCGTGCAACGGCGTCGGCAACCGCGCCTCGCACAATCTCATCCACGACTGCCCGCGCTTCGGCATTGTGTGGGGCGGCAGCGACCACGTGCTGGAGTACAACGAGATCCGTCACTGCAACCTCGAGACCGCCGACTGTGGCGCCATCTACTCGTGGCAGGTGGACTGGAGCAAGCGCGGGACGGAGATCCGCTACAACTACCTGCACGACATCGTGGGCTTCGGCCAGGAGAACGGCCAGTGGGTCAGCCCGCACATGAACTGGGGCGTGTATCTCGATGACGGCACCTGCGGCGTCCACGTCTACGGCAATGTCATCGTCCGCACGATCCTCGGCGGCGTCCACGTTCACGGCGGGCGCGACAACGTCATCGAGAACAACATTCTTGTGGACGGCCGCGACAACGAGATGCAGTACAGCGGCTATGTGAAGGGCGGCCACCCGGTCCCCATGATGACCGAGGCGTGGAACAAGTTCCACGGCACCGCCGCGTATCTGAAGTACCCCGGCTACGAGGCCTTGACCAAGAGCCTGGATGACGCCTGGCAGATGGCCGGCAACAAGTTCGTGCGCAACATCGTGGCCTACCGCGGGCCGGCGGTCCGGCTGTACGCACACGCCAACCTGCCCTTCGACCAGACCGAGTCCGACTACAACCTCATCTGGAGCGAGGGCCAGCCGCTCCGCACCAGCGTGACGCGCACCCGGAGTGTGAGCGGCCCGAACCTCGCCCCCAGTCCCGATTTCGAGGCCGGCGAGCCGGGCAAGCTGCCCGAGGGCTGGCACTGGGGCGTGCGACCCAACAACTCGCAGGCAGGGCTCGACGTGACACAGCACCTGTCGGGCAAGCAGTCCCTGAAGATCGTGGGCGACGGCACCGTGACGGACGCCAGCGGGCAGAGGCTCGTCGTCAACTTCAACAGCCAGGACATCCCGATGAAGCCCGGCCAGACGTACCGCCTGGCCGCGAGCTTCCGCGCGGACGAGCCCACCTCGTGCGCGATCATGCCCCAGGCGTATGAAGCCGGGAAGTACTTCTGGGCCAGGCACACCGGCGTCAAGGCCCGGCCGGAGTGGCAGCGTGTGGAGTGCACCTTCCGCTTCCCCGCACCGGGCGACAGCGACTACCACGAAGGCATGAGCAAGATCTGCATCCGCCTTGACGTGTCGCAAGGGACGGGCACGATCTGGGTGGATGACGTGGAGCTGCGCGAGGCCGACGTGATGAGCGAATGGGAGGCATGGCAGGCGCTGGGCCTGGACACGCACTCGGTCATCGCCGACCCGCACTTCGTGGATCGCGCCGCGGACAACTACCGCCTCCACCCCGACTCCCCGGCCCTCAAGCTGGGCTTCAAGCCGATCCCCATGGACCAGATCGGGCCCTACCAGGATGAGCTGCGGGCCTCGTGGCCCATCCAGCAGGCCGTCGGGGCGCGGGAGCAGATGAAGCTGGACTGGGCGAAGCACTGA